A genomic segment from Streptosporangium roseum DSM 43021 encodes:
- a CDS encoding ABC transporter ATP-binding protein translates to MGEREVVLEVDSLVRHFPVGGGLLSRRRSAVQAVDGVSFTLGRGETLGVVGESGCGKSTLARTIVGLDSPTSGHVRYRGVDVHAASGRELRAMRRSVQIVLQDPYTSLNPRKTVRDLLTQPFEIHPDVLPRDRRLSRVKELLDVVGLNPDHLDRYPFQFSGGQRQRIGIARALALEPEVVVCDEPVSALDVSVQAQVVNLLRRLQRELGLSYVFIAHDLSVVRHISDRVAVMYLGKVVELGDRREVYERPQHPYTRALLEAVPVPEPRGRASRTRTLLAGDPPSPVDPPSGCRFRTRCPKAQSVCAETEPVLRIGSTPAAEAACHFPEQTPLARLGGA, encoded by the coding sequence ATGGGCGAGCGTGAGGTCGTGCTCGAGGTTGATTCCCTGGTCAGGCACTTCCCGGTGGGGGGCGGGCTGTTGAGCCGGCGCCGCAGTGCCGTACAGGCCGTCGACGGCGTGTCGTTCACCCTCGGGCGTGGCGAGACCCTCGGCGTCGTCGGCGAGTCGGGATGCGGCAAGTCGACGCTGGCCCGCACGATCGTCGGCCTGGACAGCCCGACGTCGGGGCACGTGCGCTACCGCGGCGTGGACGTCCACGCCGCGTCGGGCCGCGAGCTGCGGGCGATGCGGCGCAGCGTCCAGATCGTGTTGCAGGACCCCTACACGTCGCTGAACCCCAGGAAGACCGTCCGCGACCTGCTCACGCAACCGTTCGAGATCCACCCGGACGTGCTGCCCCGGGACCGGCGGCTGAGCCGTGTGAAGGAACTCCTCGACGTGGTCGGGCTCAACCCGGACCACCTCGACAGGTACCCGTTCCAGTTCTCCGGCGGGCAGCGCCAGCGCATCGGGATCGCCCGCGCGCTCGCCCTGGAGCCGGAGGTCGTGGTCTGTGACGAGCCGGTCTCCGCGCTGGACGTCTCCGTGCAGGCGCAGGTCGTCAACCTGCTGCGGCGGCTGCAGCGGGAACTGGGCCTGTCCTACGTGTTCATCGCGCACGACCTGTCGGTGGTGCGGCACATCTCCGATCGGGTGGCGGTGATGTACCTGGGCAAGGTCGTGGAACTCGGCGATCGCCGGGAGGTGTACGAGCGTCCCCAGCACCCGTACACCCGGGCGCTGCTCGAAGCGGTGCCCGTTCCCGAGCCGCGGGGCCGGGCCTCGCGCACCCGGACCCTGCTGGCCGGCGACCCGCCGAGCCCGGTCGACCCCCCGTCGGGGTGCCGGTTCCGCACGCGCTGCCCGAAGGCTCAGAGCGTGTGCGCCGAGACCGAGCCCGTGCTGCGGATCGGGTCCACGCCGGCCGCCGAGGCTGCCTGTCACTTCCCCGAGCAGACCCCACTGGCCCGCCTCGGCGGGGCATGA
- a CDS encoding dipeptidase, giving the protein MQSPSASYRGHQAYGYLEPGVDYADFELAEQIGRVPAYDGGVSAEQSERVSRIMAEHIVISLHEHAVVLPKDVGELRRYNRTGRQRTGYEGLSRSGMTAVFDNFMAGASCVTSENGWKWNDMIYALGLRLADIAKQDYVVHALTVDDIRAAKRDGRMALVAGLESATMIENELDRLDILYGFGVRQIGVAYSQANQLGSGLAERADAGLTNFGRRAVERMNRLGMAIDISHSGDRTCLEVIEHSAVPVFITHAGARAVWPTNRMKPDEVIRACAERGGVIGLEAAPHTTLSEEHREHSLESVMDHFTYCVDLVGIDHVTFGPDTMFGDHVGVHKTYAGNYAQNRDAAPDHPNVAYVDGLENPAENFTNIVGWLVKHGYGDDDISKVIGGNTLRVLDHVW; this is encoded by the coding sequence ATGCAGTCACCATCCGCCTCTTACCGCGGTCACCAGGCCTACGGCTATCTCGAGCCGGGCGTCGACTACGCCGACTTCGAGCTGGCCGAGCAGATCGGCCGAGTGCCCGCCTACGACGGTGGGGTGTCGGCCGAGCAGTCCGAACGGGTCAGCCGGATCATGGCCGAGCACATCGTGATCTCACTGCACGAGCACGCGGTGGTCCTGCCCAAGGACGTCGGTGAACTGCGCCGGTACAACCGCACCGGCCGGCAGCGTACGGGCTACGAAGGTCTGTCGCGTTCGGGCATGACGGCCGTGTTCGACAACTTCATGGCCGGGGCGTCGTGCGTCACCAGCGAGAACGGCTGGAAGTGGAACGACATGATCTACGCCCTCGGCCTGCGGCTCGCGGACATCGCCAAGCAGGACTACGTGGTGCACGCGCTGACGGTGGACGACATCAGGGCAGCCAAGCGCGACGGCCGGATGGCGCTGGTGGCCGGGCTGGAGTCGGCGACGATGATCGAGAATGAGCTCGATCGTCTGGACATCCTGTACGGCTTCGGGGTCCGTCAGATCGGTGTCGCGTATTCGCAGGCCAACCAGTTGGGTTCGGGGTTGGCCGAGCGGGCCGATGCCGGTCTGACCAATTTCGGCCGTCGTGCGGTGGAGCGGATGAACCGGCTCGGTATGGCGATCGACATCTCGCACTCGGGTGACCGTACGTGTCTGGAGGTCATCGAGCATTCGGCGGTGCCGGTCTTCATCACGCATGCCGGTGCTCGTGCGGTGTGGCCGACCAACCGGATGAAGCCCGATGAGGTGATCAGGGCGTGTGCCGAGCGTGGTGGTGTGATCGGTCTGGAGGCGGCTCCGCACACCACGCTGTCGGAGGAGCATCGCGAGCACTCGCTGGAGTCGGTGATGGATCACTTCACCTACTGCGTGGACCTGGTGGGCATCGACCACGTCACCTTCGGCCCCGACACGATGTTCGGCGACCACGTGGGGGTGCACAAGACCTACGCCGGCAACTACGCCCAGAACCGCGACGCCGCGCCCGACCACCCGAACGTCGCCTACGTGGACGGCCTGGAGAACCCGGCGGAGAACTTCACCAACATCGTCGGCTGGCTCGTCAAGCACGGCTACGGCGATGATGACATCAGCAAGGTCATTGGCGGAAACACGCTCCGCGTGCTCGATCATGTCTGGTAG
- a CDS encoding GntR family transcriptional regulator translates to MGRRDTAAQAALHGLRALLQEKFQPGDRLPTEQDLSEMLDVSRGTVREALGVLAIEGAVIRRWGVGTFVAGSHDLAPLSMSKILAYRDRIQMAGHTAELVTSSCDTVPSPPAAAEALGLPPRAPVWQVTRIFSVDDVRAAYMRDYVPLKIGTDEIDPSPMLGIDTDLFTFLDRVALRPVAQVITDLEAVLASDQGADALRVPVGSPLARTLQTVFGHGDVPLAYGVTLHRTDIVRIRIAR, encoded by the coding sequence ATGGGCCGACGTGATACCGCGGCGCAGGCGGCGCTGCACGGCCTGCGGGCGTTACTCCAGGAGAAGTTCCAGCCGGGAGACCGGCTGCCGACCGAGCAGGACCTCTCCGAGATGCTGGACGTGAGCCGCGGCACCGTCCGCGAGGCGCTGGGCGTCCTGGCCATCGAGGGCGCGGTGATCCGGCGCTGGGGGGTCGGGACGTTCGTCGCCGGCAGCCACGACCTGGCGCCGCTGAGCATGTCGAAGATTCTCGCCTACCGCGACCGCATCCAGATGGCGGGGCACACGGCCGAGCTGGTCACGTCGTCGTGCGACACCGTGCCGAGCCCGCCCGCGGCGGCCGAGGCACTGGGCCTGCCGCCGCGGGCGCCTGTATGGCAGGTGACACGGATCTTCAGCGTCGACGACGTGCGGGCCGCGTACATGCGGGACTACGTGCCGCTGAAGATCGGCACGGACGAGATCGACCCGAGTCCGATGCTCGGCATCGACACCGACCTGTTCACCTTCCTCGACCGGGTCGCCCTGCGCCCGGTCGCCCAGGTGATCACCGATCTCGAAGCCGTGCTCGCCTCCGATCAGGGGGCCGACGCGTTGCGCGTCCCCGTGGGCTCCCCCCTGGCCCGTACGCTGCAGACCGTTTTCGGCCACGGCGATGTGCCGCTCGCCTACGGCGTCACCCTGCACCGCACCGACATCGTGCGGATCCGCATCGCCCGCTGA
- a CDS encoding DUF732 domain-containing protein, protein MQTLGRPRSRQNRPPRRQSPLKALLLSAGMGFAALAGVGVVGDRISAANDAVKGSTPAPSRTAHPGPGERGDRPPSALSRTAADRPVVSPSPGPGETRALLAGLGEIDPALDHQRSISRARESCRDLADGMGRREVADRTRRRFGGTAGIGPRQAGLILAVIEDTFCPS, encoded by the coding sequence GTGCAGACTCTCGGCCGTCCACGGTCCCGGCAGAACCGACCACCGAGGCGGCAGAGCCCGCTGAAGGCCCTGCTCCTGTCGGCCGGAATGGGATTCGCGGCACTCGCGGGGGTGGGCGTCGTCGGCGACAGGATCAGCGCGGCGAACGACGCCGTCAAGGGAAGCACCCCGGCGCCGAGCCGTACGGCACACCCCGGGCCGGGCGAACGGGGCGACCGGCCGCCCTCGGCGCTGAGCCGCACGGCCGCCGACAGGCCGGTGGTCTCCCCGTCTCCGGGCCCGGGCGAGACCCGTGCGCTCCTGGCCGGGCTGGGGGAGATCGACCCGGCGCTGGACCATCAGCGGTCGATCAGCCGGGCCCGGGAATCGTGCCGGGACCTGGCGGACGGGATGGGCCGGCGGGAGGTCGCCGACCGCACCCGCCGGCGCTTCGGCGGCACGGCCGGGATCGGCCCCCGGCAGGCCGGCCTGATCCTGGCGGTGATCGAGGACACGTTCTGCCCGTCCTAG
- a CDS encoding serine hydrolase domain-containing protein, whose protein sequence is MSKNVSWDVTGNWEAKGDWGTADSEGRGFSLDRWQARLDELCAAHHVPGASLAVLAGGDIHELASGVLHRGTGVEVTTDSVFLSGSLAKVYTATLVTQLVDSGELALDAPVVSVLPEFATPDAEATKTITIRQLLSHTGGLTCDFTYDSGRGDDCLAKYVEAAREVALDCPPGTAISYSSLGYVVLGRVVEVLTGKTWDRALKDMIFTPLGLEHSMTLPEEALRFRVAMGHLGEPGTDPDPAPAWDLMPRSAGPYGRVIISAGDVARFARMHLDGGTAPDGTRVLSADAVAAMQRREVDSPDKWTVSADGWGLGWTLYDWDGVPGYGHDGSAVAQHSYLRVVPHAGVAVVLLTNGGGTGHLYADLFRELLEELAGVRMPDAFGPAANPPVVDMTPLVGTYKREGVVTTVTQDDDGRAHIRYEFVDGMKDFSPPLEMDLVPVSETVFAASDGPAFSEDHIPVVFSTLTDGTPCVYIGMRATPKTA, encoded by the coding sequence ATGTCGAAAAATGTGAGCTGGGATGTCACGGGCAACTGGGAGGCCAAGGGGGACTGGGGGACGGCGGACTCGGAAGGCCGAGGCTTCTCCCTTGACCGCTGGCAGGCACGGCTGGACGAGCTGTGCGCCGCCCACCATGTGCCCGGGGCGTCGCTGGCCGTACTGGCCGGTGGGGACATCCACGAACTGGCCAGTGGGGTGCTGCACCGGGGGACCGGGGTGGAGGTGACGACCGACTCGGTGTTCCTGTCCGGGTCGCTCGCCAAGGTCTACACCGCCACGCTGGTGACGCAACTGGTCGACTCCGGCGAACTGGCGCTCGACGCGCCCGTGGTGAGCGTGCTGCCGGAGTTCGCCACCCCGGACGCCGAGGCCACCAAGACGATCACGATCAGACAGTTGCTCAGTCACACCGGCGGGTTGACCTGCGACTTCACCTATGACTCCGGTCGAGGTGACGACTGTCTGGCCAAATACGTCGAGGCAGCCAGGGAGGTGGCGCTGGACTGCCCGCCCGGGACGGCGATCTCCTACAGCAGCCTCGGATACGTCGTGCTGGGCCGCGTCGTCGAGGTGCTGACCGGCAAGACCTGGGACCGGGCGCTGAAGGACATGATCTTCACCCCGCTCGGGCTGGAGCACTCGATGACGCTGCCCGAGGAGGCGCTGCGGTTCCGCGTGGCCATGGGCCACCTGGGAGAACCGGGGACCGATCCCGACCCGGCCCCGGCCTGGGACCTGATGCCGCGCTCCGCGGGGCCGTACGGCAGGGTCATCATCTCCGCGGGCGACGTCGCCCGGTTCGCCCGGATGCACCTGGACGGCGGCACCGCCCCCGACGGCACCCGCGTCCTGTCCGCCGACGCCGTCGCGGCGATGCAGCGCCGCGAGGTCGACAGCCCGGACAAGTGGACCGTCAGCGCCGACGGCTGGGGCCTGGGCTGGACCCTGTACGACTGGGACGGCGTTCCCGGCTACGGACACGACGGCAGCGCCGTCGCGCAGCACTCCTACCTGCGCGTCGTCCCGCACGCGGGCGTCGCCGTCGTCCTGTTGACCAACGGCGGCGGCACCGGCCACCTGTACGCCGACCTTTTCCGGGAACTGCTGGAGGAACTGGCCGGGGTGCGCATGCCGGATGCCTTCGGGCCGGCGGCGAACCCGCCCGTGGTGGACATGACGCCGCTGGTGGGCACCTACAAGCGCGAGGGCGTCGTCACCACCGTCACCCAGGACGACGACGGCCGCGCGCATATCCGATACGAGTTCGTCGACGGCATGAAGGACTTCTCCCCGCCGCTGGAGATGGACCTGGTGCCGGTGTCGGAGACGGTGTTCGCCGCCTCCGACGGTCCCGCCTTCAGCGAGGACCACATCCCCGTCGTCTTCTCCACCCTGACGGACGGCACCCCGTGCGTGTACATCGGCATGCGCGCCACACCCAAGACCGCCTGA
- a CDS encoding SWIM zinc finger family protein: MTNAVQAYSYAGPSRLSEGHLGLSTSGGRTASGFLDHPRFFSGLLTQAAPAAAGLLAVADVALARYHRPQPGFTRDPVVTCGGDRLRFESFSACGGVYSRLDVLGPALDGEVFDRGTTNVDVNNPLREALARVGGRDPLHVGVGPDELTVTTLDGAVVEKKVPLPGRWLRGFAEVQVIAAGFDLRAELPGPQAVRFLRGLPRRAAAEVWAVPSGRELRVSDRQVPGGVHLAGVGRLATMMPLLRFVKALRVYGPADGAGSSAWELELPGMRYTLALSPQAWRGFSGEGAVLDDLSGDEVAADADLVGVLLDFEPTLELGLLAERAGLAPERVRAALTQLGTAGRVGYDLAEAAHFHRELPYDRDHVAALNPRLASARALVDRGAVRLTGPGSAEVTTDGGVRLVQAEAGSCTCPWWYDHRGSRGPCKHVLAARIALREVSGRPSPAPQHPAAQEPSR, from the coding sequence ATGACGAATGCGGTGCAGGCGTACTCCTACGCCGGACCTTCCAGACTCTCGGAGGGCCATCTGGGCCTGTCGACCTCTGGCGGCCGGACAGCCAGCGGTTTCCTCGACCACCCCCGGTTCTTCAGCGGGCTGCTCACCCAGGCCGCGCCCGCGGCGGCGGGGCTGCTGGCGGTCGCCGACGTGGCGCTGGCGCGCTACCACCGGCCGCAGCCGGGATTCACCCGCGACCCGGTGGTGACCTGCGGCGGCGACCGGCTCCGCTTCGAGTCGTTCTCCGCCTGCGGCGGCGTCTACTCCCGGCTGGACGTGCTGGGCCCCGCCCTCGACGGGGAGGTCTTCGACCGGGGCACCACCAACGTGGACGTGAACAACCCGCTGCGCGAGGCGCTGGCCAGGGTCGGCGGCCGGGATCCGCTGCACGTGGGCGTCGGGCCCGACGAGCTCACCGTGACCACGCTCGACGGCGCGGTGGTGGAGAAGAAGGTGCCGCTGCCCGGCCGGTGGCTGCGCGGTTTCGCCGAGGTCCAGGTCATCGCCGCCGGGTTCGACCTCCGTGCCGAGCTGCCCGGCCCGCAGGCCGTACGGTTCCTGCGGGGCCTGCCCAGGAGGGCCGCCGCCGAGGTGTGGGCCGTCCCGTCCGGCAGGGAGCTGCGGGTGTCGGACCGGCAGGTGCCCGGCGGGGTCCACCTCGCCGGGGTCGGGCGGCTGGCCACGATGATGCCGCTGCTCAGGTTCGTCAAGGCTCTGCGCGTGTACGGCCCGGCGGACGGGGCCGGCTCCAGCGCGTGGGAGCTGGAGCTGCCCGGCATGCGCTACACCCTGGCCCTGTCCCCGCAGGCCTGGCGCGGCTTCTCCGGGGAGGGCGCGGTCCTCGACGACCTCTCCGGGGACGAGGTGGCCGCCGACGCCGACCTGGTCGGCGTCCTGCTCGACTTCGAACCGACCCTGGAGCTCGGCCTGCTCGCCGAGCGCGCCGGCCTCGCCCCGGAACGGGTCCGGGCCGCCCTCACCCAGCTCGGCACGGCCGGCCGGGTCGGCTACGACCTCGCCGAGGCCGCCCACTTCCACCGCGAGCTGCCCTACGACCGCGACCACGTCGCGGCGCTGAACCCCCGGCTCGCCTCCGCCCGCGCGCTGGTCGACAGGGGCGCCGTCCGGCTGACCGGTCCCGGCTCCGCCGAGGTGACCACGGACGGCGGCGTCCGCCTCGTCCAGGCGGAGGCCGGATCGTGCACCTGCCCCTGGTGGTACGACCACCGCGGCTCGCGCGGCCCGTGCAAGCACGTGCTCGCCGCCCGGATCGCCCTGCGGGAGGTCTCCGGCCGGCCCTCGCCGGCCCCGCAGCACCCTGCGGCGCAGGAGCCCTCCCGATGA
- a CDS encoding DUF6493 family protein, with amino-acid sequence MTAWDEVRDLIDGCDVDKLAAHLTGLDDAGRQEVARELPGHLKLLRQETAAPGLWARRGDWAEPMRVAGAGSLGGAAAVATWLNRRDLALLEWEAPGDTEALIEVISAREPQWQADLVTRLALRIRTSDSPGTSLVLTLLRRTGVTPPQHDPLVAAWVAVPPSASKLRKDPLLDALLPRIFEAQGIGRALREERSSPLSATSWLGALAVLGSEGRVSRETLLDGCVSRFLRGGDAQDLRFFARLHELLEPAYTEVEARARDYLRLLPTAPGPVAELSLAHLRRLDRLDPADVTEALEGLLFRAEAGLVRAGLAWLDRVVRQAPERADELVPALASVLGHQAYAVQERAVRVAVKHARHLGPLGAETLREALAALPPDLGGRLAAAVGGEAAPQEEPEDFTPPELAAPEPPGPFPGLPASVAGFAGERWAHTWQSGERWLAGFVRFAATDREALRVALSGMARRASGLHGREKWYAPQDWFTAMAGELVDPGTDPGPAGPRRPGHQARPDRLPGEHAVSRPHRFLLRRYAEVLAALKADALPPLLLATPTAATGHLDPAEFVSRLEAVEAAGAEPLPADFQQALLRLPGTVPPEVVTRAGRLTSEAGRRAARRLEDGPVAPETGVSWRYTENTDDYSFEEREPRAAFHTRIVPRLRAEPTGLTHIDELLGGVPAGTWGEHGGHLDWWPAVLPSHRDAVAAHYLPHLPHHWSRPEVHPAHVEMLAAGEGPAGAPIALLLAFFLAHRDQSEGVRLLLRMAAAGGLPADALGRQLALLTARTEAKLPHATAGLEAAARQGAHREVWAVIRAALPHLLPRAGQRPGAGVSDLVILGATVARWAGARGEIPELVPFAGRRPSSAFTRGCHRLHGLLTSVSAAAGPDPSRPGKAGRDLRDASPGPSG; translated from the coding sequence ATGACCGCTTGGGACGAGGTCCGCGACCTCATCGACGGCTGCGACGTCGACAAGCTGGCGGCCCACCTCACCGGGCTCGACGACGCCGGACGGCAGGAGGTCGCCCGCGAGCTGCCCGGACACCTCAAGCTGCTGCGCCAGGAGACGGCGGCGCCCGGCCTCTGGGCGCGTCGCGGGGACTGGGCCGAGCCGATGCGGGTGGCGGGCGCGGGCTCGCTGGGCGGCGCGGCGGCCGTGGCCACCTGGCTGAACCGCCGTGACCTGGCCCTCCTCGAATGGGAGGCGCCCGGCGACACCGAGGCGCTGATCGAGGTGATCTCCGCACGGGAGCCGCAGTGGCAGGCCGACCTGGTCACCCGGCTCGCGCTCCGCATCCGCACCTCCGACTCCCCGGGCACCTCGCTGGTCCTGACCCTGCTCCGCCGGACCGGCGTGACCCCGCCGCAGCACGATCCGCTCGTGGCCGCATGGGTCGCGGTGCCCCCGAGCGCCTCCAAGCTGCGCAAGGACCCGCTCCTCGACGCCCTGCTCCCCAGGATCTTCGAGGCCCAGGGCATCGGGCGGGCCCTGCGCGAGGAACGGAGCTCCCCGCTCAGCGCGACCTCCTGGCTCGGCGCGCTGGCCGTGCTCGGCAGCGAGGGACGGGTGTCGCGGGAGACGCTGCTGGACGGCTGCGTCAGCCGCTTCCTGCGCGGGGGAGACGCCCAGGACCTGAGGTTCTTCGCCCGGCTCCACGAGCTGCTCGAACCCGCCTACACCGAGGTGGAGGCCCGCGCCCGCGACTACCTGCGGCTGCTGCCGACGGCTCCCGGCCCGGTGGCCGAGCTGTCGCTGGCCCACCTGCGCCGGCTGGACCGCCTCGACCCGGCCGACGTGACCGAGGCGCTGGAGGGCCTGCTGTTCCGCGCCGAGGCCGGGCTGGTGCGGGCCGGGCTCGCCTGGCTGGACCGGGTCGTACGGCAGGCGCCGGAGCGGGCCGACGAGCTCGTCCCCGCCCTGGCGTCGGTGCTCGGCCACCAGGCGTACGCCGTACAGGAACGGGCCGTGCGCGTGGCCGTCAAGCACGCCCGCCACCTCGGCCCGCTCGGCGCGGAGACCCTGCGCGAGGCGCTCGCCGCACTCCCGCCGGACCTGGGCGGGCGGCTGGCCGCGGCGGTCGGGGGAGAGGCCGCCCCGCAGGAGGAGCCCGAGGACTTCACCCCGCCGGAACTCGCCGCGCCGGAGCCGCCGGGCCCCTTCCCCGGCCTGCCGGCCTCGGTCGCCGGGTTCGCCGGAGAGCGGTGGGCCCACACCTGGCAGTCGGGGGAGAGGTGGCTGGCGGGCTTCGTCCGGTTCGCCGCCACGGACCGCGAGGCGCTGCGCGTCGCGCTCTCCGGCATGGCCCGCCGCGCCTCCGGCCTCCACGGCCGCGAGAAGTGGTACGCCCCCCAGGACTGGTTCACCGCGATGGCCGGAGAGCTGGTCGACCCGGGTACCGACCCCGGTCCGGCCGGGCCTCGCCGTCCGGGCCACCAGGCCCGGCCCGACCGGCTGCCCGGGGAGCACGCCGTCTCCCGGCCGCACCGGTTCCTGCTGCGGCGCTACGCCGAGGTGCTCGCCGCGCTCAAGGCGGACGCGCTCCCGCCGCTGCTGCTGGCCACCCCGACCGCCGCCACCGGCCATCTCGACCCGGCCGAGTTCGTGAGCCGGCTGGAGGCGGTCGAGGCCGCCGGGGCCGAGCCGCTGCCCGCCGACTTCCAGCAGGCGCTGCTCCGGCTGCCGGGAACCGTTCCGCCCGAGGTCGTCACGCGGGCCGGGCGGCTCACCTCCGAGGCCGGGCGCCGGGCGGCGCGCCGGCTGGAGGACGGCCCGGTCGCACCCGAGACGGGAGTGAGCTGGCGATACACCGAGAACACGGACGACTACTCCTTCGAGGAGCGGGAGCCGCGCGCCGCCTTCCACACGCGCATCGTCCCGCGGCTGAGGGCCGAGCCGACCGGCCTGACCCACATCGACGAGCTGCTCGGCGGGGTGCCGGCCGGGACGTGGGGCGAGCACGGCGGCCACCTGGACTGGTGGCCCGCCGTCCTGCCCTCGCACCGCGACGCGGTCGCCGCCCACTACCTCCCGCACCTGCCCCACCACTGGAGCCGGCCGGAGGTCCACCCGGCCCATGTCGAGATGCTCGCGGCCGGCGAGGGGCCGGCCGGTGCACCCATCGCGCTGCTGCTCGCCTTCTTCCTGGCCCACCGGGACCAGTCCGAGGGGGTGCGGCTCCTGCTGCGGATGGCGGCCGCGGGCGGCCTGCCCGCCGACGCGCTCGGCAGGCAGCTCGCCCTGCTCACCGCCCGGACGGAGGCGAAACTGCCGCACGCGACGGCCGGGCTGGAGGCGGCGGCCCGCCAGGGGGCTCACCGGGAGGTCTGGGCGGTGATCCGCGCGGCGCTGCCGCACCTGCTGCCACGCGCGGGGCAGAGGCCGGGAGCCGGGGTGAGCGATCTCGTCATCCTGGGCGCCACGGTCGCCCGGTGGGCCGGCGCGCGCGGGGAGATCCCCGAGCTCGTCCCGTTCGCGGGCCGCAGGCCCTCCAGCGCCTTCACCCGCGGGTGCCACCGCCTGCACGGACTGCTGACGTCCGTGAGTGCCGCAGCCGGCCCTGATCCGAGTCGCCCCGGTAAGGCCGGTCGCGATCTCAGAGACGCGTCCCCGGGGCCATCGGGGTGA
- a CDS encoding DUF4232 domain-containing protein, translated as MKRSSGAGRLTALSTVMAGVLMASAACGSPASSERSVTAAAEGTLPRITSVNARPADADAKVTGVDAQPASSKAADSGSSGAGTAVERCRTGALAARVGAVDAGAGQRYAPLVVTNRSARACWVYGFVGLIMIDRNGDALRTRTRRESVQPRRVTLRPGAGAHARIHWTEVRSGRETRCPTSARLMIIPPDEVAHLEIPFTATVCDDGRLDITPMAPGTRL; from the coding sequence ATGAAACGATCCAGCGGTGCCGGGCGGCTCACGGCCCTGTCGACGGTGATGGCGGGCGTGCTGATGGCGTCGGCCGCGTGCGGCTCCCCCGCGTCCTCCGAGCGGAGCGTCACAGCGGCGGCCGAGGGCACCCTCCCCCGCATCACGAGCGTGAACGCACGGCCGGCGGACGCGGACGCGAAGGTCACAGGCGTGGACGCGCAGCCGGCGAGCTCGAAGGCGGCGGACAGCGGCTCCTCCGGCGCGGGGACGGCGGTCGAGCGCTGCCGGACCGGAGCGCTCGCGGCGCGCGTCGGCGCGGTGGACGCGGGGGCGGGCCAGCGGTACGCGCCGCTGGTGGTCACCAACAGGTCCGCCAGGGCCTGCTGGGTGTACGGCTTCGTCGGCCTGATCATGATCGACCGCAACGGTGACGCCCTGCGCACCAGGACCCGCAGGGAGAGCGTCCAGCCGCGCCGGGTCACCCTGCGTCCGGGAGCCGGCGCCCACGCCAGGATCCACTGGACCGAGGTGCGGAGCGGGCGCGAGACCAGGTGCCCGACCTCCGCGCGGCTGATGATCATCCCACCGGACGAGGTCGCGCACCTGGAGATCCCCTTCACCGCCACGGTCTGCGACGACGGCCGTCTCGACATCACCCCGATGGCCCCGGGGACGCGTCTCTGA